The stretch of DNA AAATAGATTTCTGTAATAGGCGCAATATTCATCAATAAATTTGATGGTTGGTCGAGCGGCGCGTGGCTCATCCATATGCTGTGCTTGATTTTCAGCAGTTTTACTTTATTATATCTTCATTAGAGTGACAGAAGAGCGATAACTAGGGTGGATAAGTGCGAAGCTGTCACAAGGGCAAGATAATAGCTTTATGACAGAAACCACGACACAACCAGAAAACGAGTATATTCCCCAAGAATATATAGAGATAGATCCTGTTACCGCTTACTGTAACTGGGTTTTAGGTCAACCATTTAAGGACAGCATCGCAAAGTTGGATAAAGCTGGCGTGATTGCCTATGTCAACGAGATAGCTAATTCAGTAAATCCATTAGACCAGAAGGCTAAAAGCTTTTGGGCAGGATATAAAGCAGGTGTACAAGATACAGAATTAAACTCAACCGATGAAATATTTATCATTGGCTACAATGCTGCTACAGGCAAAGTAAAACCTCCAACACCGAAGCGTAAACCAAAAGCTTGAACAAATAATGTTTTTAAACCTTTATCTGTTCAAGCTAGTGTAAGTTTTATTTAATTGTCTAACTAACTAATTCAGCTACTTTTTGGGCTGCTACTTTTTTTGTTGCTCTCTTCCTGAGCATACCTAATCCGATGAATAATGGTATTCCTAATGCTGCACCTTCGGCGGGGTTGAAGTCAAAGGGGACTGCTGTTGCTGATGTGTATGTCACACCACTAAAACCCGAATTATTGTAAAAGGAGGTACTACTGTTCGTTGTACCGGAAGTGTTAGTAATAGAGTTAATGCCACCACTGTAATTAAAGGTTATAAAGCGGCTAATATTCTGGTTATAAAAATAAACGTCTAACGCGTTTATGATCGTATTATTATTATCCAACGTCTGGACAACGTTGGCACTAGGGCAGTCACTAATGTATTGGTTGTAACCCTGTGCCAAGCATTCACGGGCAAAAACCTGCTGAACAAACACGCCGTTAGTAAAACGAACCTCAGCAAATTTTCTGCCATAGCGATCGCTGTCAGTAAAATTTAGTAAAACCTGATTATTTGATTAGAAAAAAAGGAAAAGCAACCTAAAAAACTGGTTAATCCCCCAAGCGTTTTTGTTAAGGTTGATTTGCTAGAAATCAGGTTAGCCTTATTGTATGACTCTAGTATTAAAATTTGGGTCTTTTAATCGCAAATTCTGGTTTTAAATTAATAGGCAATTCAGGCTTTAAATTGCTTAACTGTAGTCTATGTTTTCCTAAAGTCTTAGACAAAGGTGAGCTATAAGATATTTGAGATAACTGTTTAATTGTTACCCCCAACTCCGAAATCCTATAATTAATTTCTTGAATGTTAGATTTTATTAATGACTTTGATTGCGAAGTTTGTTGATTATTATATGATTGTAATGTTGTTTCCTCACTTTGGGATTGATTCTGTGTTTTATCACTATTCAGTCCAGAATCAAGTTGGTTAGGAGATAAATTTAATTCTGTTTGTAGCTGGTTGGTATTTAACCGAGAATCAGGTTGCTCAACAAAATCACCTAGATTGCTACTGGTAGGCAATGATGGTTGAGCGTTATTGTTAGTTATAATAGGAGCTATTTGGTGTGAATCTTGGGTATAATGACCTGTAGATGACGGCACTGGTAAAGTATTGGTATTTAAGCTATTAATCGAATTATTAGATACTTGTTGCGGCGTAATGGATGTAATTGGCTCTTGTATCTTATTGGGAGTTAATTCAGTACTTAATTGCTCGGTAGGTAATTGGAAGTGACTAGGCGGTGGTAATTGCGTCTGGTTTTGAGTTATTTCAACTAGATTGTTATTTTTATATGATGGCGTTTGCAATTCATCAGTAGTTATTTCAGTAACTACTGTTGGTTGAGATAATTCTATTATTGAAGTGTTATTTTCTCCTGAAGATGATGCTTGATTGGTATTGGTATAATCTAAGTTATAAGTTGATGCTTCTATTTGCGTGCTGGGCGTATACTTAGCTAATTGAGAAGATTTACTTTGCGGAGATCGAGATGTTAAATTAGCATATTTTCGTGGTTGGCTAACAGTATTTCTAGACAGCCGGGTTGACGAAAAAAGTTCCTTTATCCTATTATTTAATCTTTGGGTAGCTAGATCAGGAACAAATAAATTTGGATTAGAAATACTACTAGATACTTGTGGCGTATGGGTATTTTCAGGTGGGGCTATTGGGGAACTAGGAACTGGGGAACTAGGAATAGATAGTTTACAACTAAGCTTTGAAATAGCCATATCTTGACATTCAAGAGGATTGTCAATTTCACTAGCAGTAGTAGCAGCCTGGTTTGGGAAGTTAGTATCGGTGTTGCTAGAGCAGGCAACGAGACTAGGGGCTACGGTGAGGCTAGCTATCAAATAAGCTATCTGGGACTTCATATATTTATTGAAAGTAAATGTTTTGAGGTAATTGATAGATAACTGTCACCCTGAACAACGCAAAAAACGATCGCATTCAACCCCTGGTTTTCACTAGCAACGTAGAATTAAGCCGTTTCACCAGAAGCATACTTAAAATAACATTAAAAAAGATTAACCACAAGTAGAGGACAATATATAATAATTTATGTAAATTGTATTTCCTACTGAAAAATTTTTTAATGAATTTATATCTAACGTTGTAGATAATAGTTTCCATTTTTCTCAAACTAAATCAGCAAGTAAATATGTAATTTCGCCTTGATGACTTAATCTATTGTCATCGTAAATCATCAAAGTATTTAAATTAGAATGTCTCGATAATTTCTGCACCCGTCTTACATCCCCGTTAGTAGCTTCCAGTGCAGCAGTAACAGAGCTATGCCTGATCCGGTGAGGAGATAATTTTTTAGTGATACCAGCATCTTGAGCGATCGCGTAATTGCTCATGCAGTTGCATGAGCAATTTTTGCACGATTAATACAGAGATTTGGATTAATTAAAGGCGATCGCCTCACTTCAATAGTTATTTAGAGCAAACGAAATCTTTCTCTATCTCTGCGTAACTATCTGGCTCAATTTTTTCTACCCCGTCAAGATCTTTAGCGCCTACATTTCCTAGCATCTGATTATTTGCGCCGAACACTTTAAAAATCAACATCCCAAAAACATCGTCCGTGCAGTCTAGATAGTTATAAGCCAAACTACTATAAATTAATGGAGTGCCTTTCCCAGATATAGGAGTCTGCTTTTTAAAGACGGATTTAGCCCAGTAGAACCTGACATTCTCTTCCTTGCGGATAGATTCCGCATCAATGTACCCAGTCAACTCA from Oculatellaceae cyanobacterium encodes:
- a CDS encoding tyrosine-type recombinase/integrase; protein product: MSNYAIAQDAGITKKLSPHRIRHSSVTAALEATNGDVRRVQKLSRHSNLNTLMIYDDNRLSHQGEITYLLADLV
- a CDS encoding surface-adhesin E family protein yields the protein MKKFLAASLLSLLIPVMYPFPADAKPARWVKLGDTPELTGYIDAESIRKEENVRFYWAKSVFKKQTPISGKGTPLIYSSLAYNYLDCTDDVFGMLIFKVFGANNQMLGNVGAKDLDGVEKIEPDSYAEIEKDFVCSK